The following are encoded in a window of Balaenoptera ricei isolate mBalRic1 chromosome 1, mBalRic1.hap2, whole genome shotgun sequence genomic DNA:
- the GARIN4 gene encoding Golgi-associated RAB2 interactor protein 4: MTGDSLLPYHTAQSSTGVGLFNTTMGKLQQQLHKGEYDIFRYAPIFESDFIQITKRGDVIDVHNCVCMVTVGIASSSPVLPLPDIMLLARWATGCEEQAERTQATKGKSHKAAKTLELTRLLPLKFVRISAHDREKQQLRVKFATGRSCYLQLCPPLDAQEDLFAYWEKLIYLLRPPVDSHSSTYAIPAGDMIGMPVFEEEDGRSPAGEDFQGEWDQDQVSIRSLHVRSEVAGATSAAFAGGEGIQLDSHKPGTVPDVATAKAKPTVLDKESALRATTKVETAWVAGGTAAGALSVAVIKSPAHEEQSTATAATASDGPGGSKTNIATGGTAGTSLRSRKMALAGAADNSQYASSTSTSLSPEAGRTAVGAEPTSETVRGRADKEDEGTLISTLPQEGQVSEQDGSSQRVSQARKGRRESREQWEEERALRSPSLCSSVESHHKAAGNKIIQKAAGRCSGGRRATRDDQKEKGHGSPGGSEQGTGHKGVSRAPITNEPRTSHKPGRSLSTASSGSATKIFSRISSFLRNIRASLTRKTAGSSRDKGVNILAKAVEGTRMEAIIETAETGQGLEITGGVTSEAMEPVTIEAHQ, encoded by the coding sequence ATGACTGGGGACTCTCTGCTCCCGTATCACACGGCCCAGAGCAGCACCGGGGTGGGCCTGTTCAACACCACCATGGGGAAGCTGCAGCAGCAATTGCACAAGGGCGAATACGACATATTCAGGTACGCACCGATATTCGAGAGCGACTTTATCCAGATCACGAAGAGGGGAGACGTGATCGACGTGCACAACTGTGTCTGCATGGTGACCGTGGGCATCGCATCCAGCAGCCCCGTCCTCCCACTCCCAGACATCATGCTGCTGGCCCGATGGGCCACCGGCTGTGAAGAGCAGGCTGAGCGCACCCAGGCCACCAAGGGGAAGAGCCACAAGGCTGCAAAGACCTTAGAGCTCACCAGGCTCCTTCCCTTGAAGTTCGTGAGGATCTCCGCTCACGATCGTGAGAAACAACAGCTGCGCGTGAAGTTTGCCACTGGCCGCTCCTGCTACCTGCAGCTGTGTCCCCCTCTGGACGCGCAGGAAGACCTCTTTGCCTACTGGGAAAAGCTGATTTACCTCCTGCGACCACCAGTGGACAGTCACAGCAGCACCTATGCCATTCCAGCCGGGGACATGATCGGCATGCCTGTGTTCGAGGAGGAGGACGGGCGGAGCCCGGCAGGGGAGGATTTCCAAGGAGAGTGGGATCAGGACCAGGTCAGCATCCGGAGCCTCCACGTGCGCTCTGAGGTGGCCGGGGCCACGTCTGCAGCGTttgctgggggggaggggatCCAACTGGACTCCCACAAGCCCGGTACCGTGCCCGATGTGGCCACTGCAAAAGCAAAGCCTACGGTGCTTGACAAAGAGTCAGCATTGCGGGCAACGACAAAGGTGGAGACAGCATGGGTGGCAGGAGGCACCGCAGCGGGTGCTTTGAGCGTGGCAGTGATCAAGTCTCCTGCCCATGAAGAGCAGAGCACCGCCACGGCGGCCACAGCCAGCGACGGTCCAGGAGGAAGCAAAACCAATATAGCCACTGGGGGCACTGCCGGAACATCCCTGAGGAGCAGGAAAATGGCCCTGGCAGGTGCTGCGGACAATTCACAGTACGCTTCCAGCACGTCCACCAGCCTCTCCCCAGAGGCCGGCAGGACTGCGGTCGGAGCAGAACCTACCAGCGAGACTGTCAGAGGAAGAGCCGACAAGGAGGACGAGGGGACCCTCATCTCAACCTTGCCACAGGAAGGCCAAGTGAGTGAACAGGATGGCAGCTCACAGAGGGTGTCCCAGGCCcgcaagggaagaagggagagcagggagcagtgggaagaggagagagctCTTAGGAGCCCCTCGCTCTGCAGTTCAGTGGAAAGCCACCACAAGGCAGCGGGGAACAAGATAATCCAAAAAGCAGCTGGCCGGTGCTCAGGCGGCCGTAGAGCCACTAGAGACGACCAGAAGGAGAAAGGCCACGGCAGCCCGGGGGGCAGCGAGCAGGGCACTGGTCACAAAGGCGTCAGCCGTGCTCCCATCACCAACGAGCCCAGGACCTCGCACAAACCGGGCAGGAGCTTATCTACAGCGAGTTCAGGTTCCGCCACCAAGATATTCAGCAGGATCAGCTCCTTCTTGAGGAATATCAGAGCCAGTCTTACTAGAAAGACAGCGGGCTCATCACGCGATAAAGGTGTGAACATCCTGGCGAAGGCAGTGGAAGGGACCCGAATGGAGGCCATCATAGAGACAGCAGAGACTGGCCAGGGGCTGGAAATCACTGGTGGTGTGACATCTGAGGCCATGGAGCCAGTGACCATTGAAGCCCATCAATAG
- the ATF3 gene encoding cyclic AMP-dependent transcription factor ATF-3: protein MMLQHPGQVSASEVSASAIVPCLSPPGSLVFEDFANLTPFVKEELRFAIQSKHLCHRMSSALESVTISGRPLEMSVTKAEVAPEEDERKKRRRERNKIAAAKCRNKKKEKTECLQKESEKLESVNAELKAQIEELKNEKQHLIYMLNLHRPTCIVRAQNGRTPEDERNLFIQQIKEGTLQS from the exons ATGATGCTTCAACACCCAGGCCAGGTCTCTGCCTCGGAAGTCAGTGCCTCTGCCATCGTCCCCTGCCTGTCCCCTCCTGGGTCACTGGTGTTTGAGGATTTTGCTAACCTGACACCCTTTGTCAAGGAAGAGCTGAGGTTCGCCATCCAGAGCAAGCACCTCTGCCACCGGATGTCCTCGGCGCTGGAGTCAGTCACCATCAGCGGCAGACCCCTTGAGATGTCGGTCACCAAAGCCGAGGTAG CCCCTGaagaagatgaaaggaaaaagaggcGACGGGAAAGAAATAAGATTGCAGCTGCCAAGTGCCGAaacaagaagaaggagaagacagagtgcCTGCAGAAA GAGTCAGAGAAGCTGGAGAGCGTGAATGCCGAACTGAAGGCCCAAATTGAGGAGCTCAAGAATGAGAAGCAGCATTTGATATACATGCTCAACCTGCACCGGCCCACATGCATTGTCCGGGCTCAGAACGGGAGGACTCCAGAAGATGAGAGAAACCTTTTTATCCAACAGATAAAAGAGGGAACACTGCAGAGCTAA